Proteins from one methanogenic archaeon mixed culture ISO4-G1 genomic window:
- a CDS encoding DNA-directed RNA polymerase subunit F RpoF: MTERYVTLAEVRDLLEEVAESRKGTAGMLEDEDVLLASQKAALDHAQKVATISLEDANKLVEEVSKLEEVTDAIAVKIADLLPQYPEEVRAIFSKERITLSNDEINQIIEIVGKYI, encoded by the coding sequence ATGACTGAGCGCTACGTCACACTCGCAGAAGTAAGGGACCTCCTTGAGGAGGTGGCCGAGAGCAGGAAAGGAACAGCTGGAATGCTCGAAGACGAGGATGTCCTCCTCGCATCACAGAAGGCAGCGCTTGACCACGCGCAGAAAGTCGCAACCATTTCCCTCGAGGATGCCAACAAGCTCGTCGAAGAGGTTAGCAAGCTCGAGGAAGTAACGGATGCCATTGCTGTGAAGATCGCGGACCTCCTCCCCCAGTATCCGGAAGAGGTCCGTGCAATCTTCTCGAAAGAGAGGATCACGCTCAGCAATGACGAGATTAACCAGATCATTGAGATCGTAGGCAAGTACATCTGA
- a CDS encoding ketol-acid reductoisomerase IlvC, with product MQLYHDGDVDLSIFEGKKVAVLGYGSQGRAQALCFHDSGMDVTVGVRRNGPSWNQAKEDGLKVAELADAVKGADVVVVLLPDEVQASVYKESVGPNLKSGAALAFAHGFAITFKTIVPPKDVDVIMMAPKGPGNMVRQIFLEGFGVPAMVCINQDHTGNAMKIALGLAKGIGATRSGVFESTFERETHTDLFGEQAVLCGGQTGLIKNGFETLVEAGYPPEMAYFEVLHEMKQVTELINRGGLDLMWHEVSNTAEFGGLTRRDRVVNESSKEEMRKILKEIQDGTFKNEWVSEFDNGLVNLKRMEDEEAKLQMEVVGKEIRRLFQRK from the coding sequence ATGCAGCTGTACCATGACGGGGACGTCGATCTGAGCATTTTTGAAGGGAAGAAGGTGGCCGTCCTGGGATACGGTTCCCAGGGCAGGGCACAGGCGCTATGCTTCCACGATTCAGGCATGGACGTGACCGTGGGGGTCCGCAGGAACGGCCCCTCCTGGAACCAGGCCAAGGAGGACGGTCTGAAGGTGGCCGAGCTCGCCGATGCAGTCAAGGGCGCCGATGTCGTCGTTGTCCTCCTGCCGGACGAGGTCCAGGCATCCGTCTACAAGGAATCCGTAGGGCCGAACCTCAAGAGCGGTGCCGCTCTCGCTTTCGCACACGGGTTCGCGATAACGTTCAAGACCATCGTCCCGCCGAAGGACGTTGACGTGATCATGATGGCCCCCAAGGGGCCGGGCAACATGGTGAGGCAGATCTTCCTCGAGGGATTCGGGGTCCCTGCCATGGTATGCATCAACCAGGATCACACCGGGAACGCGATGAAGATCGCATTGGGACTGGCCAAGGGGATCGGGGCGACCCGCAGCGGCGTCTTCGAATCCACATTCGAGAGGGAGACCCACACAGACCTGTTCGGAGAGCAGGCCGTGCTCTGCGGAGGCCAGACCGGGCTCATCAAGAACGGATTCGAGACACTGGTCGAGGCGGGATACCCGCCGGAGATGGCCTATTTCGAGGTCCTCCACGAGATGAAGCAGGTCACGGAGCTGATCAACAGAGGCGGACTAGACCTCATGTGGCACGAGGTCTCCAACACCGCTGAGTTCGGCGGTCTCACGAGACGCGACAGGGTCGTCAACGAGTCCTCGAAGGAGGAGATGAGGAAGATCCTGAAGGAGATCCAGGACGGGACTTTCAAGAACGAATGGGTCTCAGAGTTCGACAACGGCCTCGTCAACCTGAAGAGGATGGAGGACGAGGAAGCCAAGCTCCAGATGGAGGTCGTCGGCAAGGAGATACGCAGGCTCTTCCAGAGGAAGTGA
- a CDS encoding peptidase M24 family has translation MKGTRAERLMANAEGMDAVVVMNDGEPFLDSTFWYLSEQPGGCFESSFAIVRNDGTLNVIVSPLEEESAKDGVGNICVYHNREERDNFIKDALKGCRKVGFNVHSSTYAMVEFVKRTVGDIEPVDATKAIEATVSVKDQKEIEATKKACRISSQVAKELPDYISDGASEIEIAARMDNRMRELGGSGNAFDTIAAFGPYSAQPHHMPCDYRLKKGDTALFDFGTKYARYCSDMTRTIFLGKPADVLERAYEVVREAQLAGIAEYRDGANANAADLAARKIIDGSEFKGTFIHAFGHGIGMDVHQAISVSPRSEQILHAGNIVSAEPGIYIPGVGGIRIEDTILVTEKGCEILTDFDHSFTIV, from the coding sequence ATGAAGGGTACTAGGGCCGAGAGGCTAATGGCCAACGCGGAGGGCATGGACGCCGTGGTCGTCATGAACGATGGCGAGCCCTTCCTGGATTCCACGTTCTGGTACCTGTCGGAGCAGCCGGGAGGATGCTTCGAGAGTTCTTTCGCCATCGTGCGCAACGACGGTACGCTGAATGTCATAGTCAGCCCTCTGGAGGAGGAGTCCGCCAAGGACGGCGTCGGCAACATCTGCGTCTACCACAACAGGGAGGAGAGGGACAACTTCATCAAGGATGCCCTCAAGGGATGCAGGAAGGTCGGGTTCAACGTCCACTCCAGCACCTATGCCATGGTCGAGTTCGTGAAGAGGACCGTCGGCGACATAGAGCCCGTGGACGCGACCAAGGCCATCGAGGCCACAGTGTCGGTCAAGGACCAGAAGGAGATAGAGGCCACGAAGAAGGCCTGCAGGATCTCCTCCCAGGTCGCCAAGGAGCTTCCGGATTACATCTCGGATGGGGCATCGGAGATCGAGATCGCGGCAAGGATGGACAACAGGATGCGCGAGCTCGGAGGTTCCGGGAACGCGTTCGATACCATCGCGGCCTTCGGACCCTATTCCGCACAGCCCCACCACATGCCCTGCGACTACAGGCTGAAGAAGGGAGATACAGCACTCTTCGACTTCGGGACCAAATATGCCAGATACTGCTCCGACATGACGAGGACCATATTCCTCGGGAAGCCCGCGGACGTGCTCGAGAGGGCATACGAGGTCGTCAGGGAGGCACAGCTCGCAGGCATCGCGGAGTATCGCGACGGTGCGAATGCGAATGCCGCGGATCTCGCCGCCAGGAAGATCATAGACGGTTCGGAGTTCAAGGGAACGTTCATCCACGCGTTCGGTCACGGCATCGGCATGGACGTCCATCAGGCGATCTCCGTCTCTCCGAGGTCGGAGCAGATCCTGCATGCAGGAAATATAGTCTCGGCAGAGCCCGGCATCTACATCCCGGGAGTCGGCGGGATCAGGATCGAGGATACGATACTGGTCACCGAGAAGGGATGCGAGATCCTCACGGACTTCGACCACTCGTTCACGATCGTCTGA
- a CDS encoding serine/threonine protein kinase RIO1, producing MPSYEEAYAYLERRVDALKTNKTGDERQTDAEVFDKKTLMTIYEFMTDGYIDAVHYPISTGKEGNVFYATDEDDEPLALKIFRTSTSTFKRVAKYVEGDPRFRGVTGNRWKMIYAWVNKEFKNLDRYNEVGIPVPEPITFNKNCLLMEYIGDETGPAPQLKDVVLEDPDETYEQVLSFIIDGWQEAHLVHGDLSEYNILMMDGEPIMIDVGQAMTSDHYNARELLERDIHNINRFFRNRDADVMTDAEVLEETLNDNEGEEE from the coding sequence ATGCCCTCTTACGAGGAGGCCTACGCCTATCTTGAGAGACGTGTCGACGCTCTCAAGACCAACAAGACAGGCGACGAGAGGCAGACGGATGCGGAGGTCTTCGACAAGAAGACCCTGATGACCATCTACGAATTCATGACCGACGGCTACATAGACGCGGTCCACTACCCCATTTCCACCGGGAAGGAGGGTAACGTCTTCTACGCCACCGACGAGGACGATGAACCTCTGGCGCTGAAGATATTCAGGACATCCACGTCCACCTTCAAGAGGGTGGCCAAGTACGTGGAGGGGGACCCGAGATTCAGGGGGGTCACCGGCAACCGCTGGAAGATGATCTACGCCTGGGTCAACAAGGAGTTCAAGAACCTCGACAGGTACAACGAGGTCGGGATCCCAGTCCCGGAACCAATCACATTCAACAAGAACTGCCTGCTCATGGAATACATCGGGGACGAGACCGGTCCGGCGCCCCAGCTCAAGGACGTGGTCCTCGAGGATCCGGACGAGACATACGAGCAGGTGCTGTCATTCATCATAGACGGATGGCAGGAGGCGCACCTGGTACACGGTGACCTCAGCGAATACAACATACTGATGATGGACGGCGAACCGATCATGATCGACGTCGGCCAGGCTATGACGAGCGACCACTACAACGCAAGGGAGCTGCTGGAGAGGGACATCCACAACATCAACAGGTTCTTCAGGAACAGGGATGCCGACGTGATGACCGACGCAGAGGTGCTGGAAGAGACGCTCAACGACAACGAAGGGGAAGAGGAATGA
- a CDS encoding cell surface protein: MDKLSALIVFLGVAIACTAGALILVEYEEFSIDYDLGDGELSGNAPVKYHPGDILELPSATKEGFFFMGWVLSEDDEDFFNGNTKGLRGNITLIAVYSQNLNGCWERFNLSGEYRDWFNSYTISGQQTFKHMYYDVERGEYYMHSDYMKVYTYYNGISRTISNSYEYWPTEVDWEVTGEWTETIETVDGVKECNVTEFTYGDGSVQTVWGSDDVWYEYKLVYVEKDRYGNIVSTTTFTLKDYGTDEMPKDCTVDVVAENGITVSGNESPYTLGDIATLTATVGSGTTFAGWYDANMNLLSRNLTYKFTVVGDMTIYALNNQSDDVTFASDTPVNLDIEDIFSDDAVFTITNTDTLESETVTNETYTFLNGGPYRITVTDTNGVHKIYSVKVTGLADRVFEWKFNGKTYNVTLGIDYDDLLKARSLYTVSERAYSSNTSHNTSFVTYAYEKDFMAPYMDQLVELVHTAMVGKNDTVNDSNVVNCLLRFVQYIEYETDLDTMGANEYWKFPLETLYDQGGDCEDTSILFAAMAHVFKEKYGMTYHCGFEVIPQHAIAIVKLSGSGSYQTNPSGWLYCETTAKDSSATDAGEIPPKMTVYSSKYGTQYVKEYFTNSKYYSDKTSEMFAID; the protein is encoded by the coding sequence ATGGATAAGCTCTCCGCTCTCATAGTCTTCCTCGGTGTCGCCATAGCATGCACCGCAGGTGCGCTGATCCTGGTCGAATACGAGGAATTCAGTATCGACTACGATCTGGGTGACGGAGAGCTGTCCGGGAATGCCCCGGTGAAGTACCATCCCGGCGATATCCTCGAGCTGCCCAGCGCCACGAAGGAGGGCTTCTTCTTCATGGGATGGGTCCTCAGCGAAGATGACGAGGATTTCTTCAACGGAAACACAAAAGGCCTCAGGGGCAACATAACCCTGATAGCCGTGTACTCGCAGAACCTGAACGGTTGCTGGGAGAGGTTCAACCTGAGCGGCGAGTACAGGGATTGGTTCAACTCGTACACCATCAGCGGACAGCAGACCTTCAAGCACATGTATTACGACGTGGAGAGAGGCGAGTACTACATGCACAGCGACTACATGAAGGTCTACACATACTACAACGGCATCAGCAGGACCATATCGAATTCCTACGAGTACTGGCCGACCGAGGTCGACTGGGAGGTCACCGGCGAGTGGACCGAGACCATCGAGACGGTTGACGGAGTCAAAGAGTGCAACGTCACCGAATTTACGTATGGCGACGGATCCGTTCAGACTGTCTGGGGTTCCGACGACGTCTGGTACGAATACAAGCTTGTGTACGTCGAGAAAGACCGCTACGGCAATATAGTCAGCACCACCACATTCACCCTGAAGGACTACGGAACCGACGAGATGCCCAAGGACTGTACCGTGGATGTCGTCGCCGAGAACGGGATCACCGTCTCCGGTAACGAGAGCCCGTACACGCTGGGCGACATCGCGACACTCACCGCGACCGTCGGCAGCGGTACGACCTTCGCAGGATGGTACGATGCCAACATGAACCTCCTGTCCAGGAACCTGACGTACAAGTTCACCGTCGTCGGGGACATGACGATATACGCCCTCAACAACCAGTCGGATGACGTGACGTTCGCTTCGGATACACCTGTCAACCTTGACATCGAGGACATATTCAGCGACGATGCCGTCTTCACGATCACCAACACGGATACGCTGGAATCCGAGACCGTTACGAACGAGACCTACACCTTCCTGAACGGAGGGCCTTACAGGATAACCGTGACCGATACCAACGGTGTCCACAAGATCTACTCGGTGAAGGTCACCGGACTTGCGGACCGTGTATTCGAATGGAAATTCAACGGAAAGACCTACAACGTCACGCTGGGCATCGACTACGACGACCTGCTGAAGGCCAGGAGCCTGTACACTGTGAGCGAGAGAGCGTACTCTTCCAATACGTCCCACAACACCTCGTTCGTCACATACGCCTACGAGAAGGACTTCATGGCGCCGTACATGGACCAGCTGGTGGAACTGGTGCACACCGCGATGGTGGGCAAGAACGACACGGTCAACGACTCCAACGTCGTGAACTGCCTGCTCAGGTTCGTCCAATACATAGAGTACGAGACCGACCTGGACACCATGGGAGCGAACGAATACTGGAAGTTCCCGCTGGAGACCCTGTACGACCAGGGAGGGGACTGCGAGGACACCTCGATACTCTTCGCCGCGATGGCGCATGTGTTCAAGGAGAAGTACGGAATGACCTACCACTGCGGATTCGAGGTCATCCCCCAGCATGCGATAGCCATCGTGAAGCTGTCCGGCTCCGGATCCTACCAGACCAACCCCAGCGGATGGCTGTACTGCGAGACCACGGCCAAGGATTCCTCCGCCACCGATGCGGGAGAGATCCCACCCAAAATGACCGTCTACAGCAGCAAATACGGAACACAGTACGTTAAGGAGTACTTCACCAATTCCAAGTACTACAGCGACAAGACCTCGGAGATGTTCGCCATCGACTGA
- a CDS encoding KH domain-containing protein: MRSIRIPADRVGTLIGKNGETKKVLQNISGIKLDIDTEEGEVIIHDEVELEDPLMAFKMMDIVKAVGRGFNPDKAMRLFDDDEYFELVDIKEAIGDRSNQVPRVRGRLIGKNGKTRKLIEDLTGCDMVIYGNTVGLIGNSVSLPVAKHAVELLIHGSEHATVYHYLESQRPMLRITEMGFDL, encoded by the coding sequence ATGAGATCAATCAGAATACCGGCCGACAGAGTGGGAACGCTCATCGGCAAGAACGGAGAGACCAAGAAGGTGCTCCAGAACATCTCCGGCATCAAGCTGGACATCGACACAGAGGAAGGGGAGGTCATCATCCACGACGAGGTGGAGCTGGAGGACCCCCTCATGGCCTTCAAGATGATGGATATCGTCAAGGCCGTCGGAAGGGGATTCAACCCCGACAAGGCGATGAGGCTGTTCGACGATGACGAGTACTTCGAGCTCGTGGACATCAAGGAGGCCATCGGCGACCGTTCCAACCAGGTCCCCCGCGTCAGGGGAAGGCTCATAGGCAAGAACGGCAAGACCAGGAAGCTGATCGAGGACCTCACCGGATGCGACATGGTCATCTACGGGAACACCGTCGGGCTCATCGGCAACTCCGTGAGCCTCCCGGTGGCGAAGCATGCTGTGGAGCTCCTGATCCACGGCAGCGAGCACGCCACGGTCTACCACTATCTGGAGAGCCAACGCCCCATGCTCAGGATCACTGAGATGGGATTCGACCTCTGA
- a CDS encoding aspartate dehydrogenase NadX, whose translation MRITIVGCGSRGSKLAEAADKMMEVKRIYLVDTDKERAQALADTLNKAELVEDVEEELYHCDLVIECATQQAARDVIPKVVARGVDIMVMSVGALVDDDFREMVTEKAKQCEAKVYIPSGAICGTDGLRASTVGEVKEVELITTKPPVSFQDVKYVQDRGIDLSSIKEKTILYTGTAREAVQLFPRNVNVAAIVSIMGIGFDRTMVTIAVDPNIKINSHELRIKGEFGEMTTHTYNVPSPINPKTSNLSVFSAISALQRIVKNQWVGI comes from the coding sequence ATGCGCATAACGATAGTAGGATGCGGTTCAAGGGGCTCTAAGCTCGCCGAGGCCGCAGACAAGATGATGGAAGTCAAGAGGATCTACCTCGTTGACACCGACAAGGAGCGTGCCCAGGCCCTCGCAGACACCCTGAACAAGGCCGAGCTCGTCGAGGATGTGGAGGAGGAGCTCTACCACTGCGACCTCGTCATCGAATGCGCAACACAGCAGGCCGCACGCGATGTGATCCCGAAGGTCGTCGCAAGGGGAGTGGACATCATGGTCATGTCCGTGGGAGCCCTCGTGGACGACGACTTCAGGGAGATGGTCACGGAGAAGGCCAAGCAGTGTGAGGCCAAGGTTTACATCCCGTCTGGTGCCATATGCGGTACCGACGGGCTCAGGGCATCCACCGTCGGAGAGGTGAAGGAGGTCGAGCTCATCACCACCAAGCCCCCGGTCAGTTTCCAGGACGTCAAGTACGTCCAGGACAGGGGGATCGACCTGTCATCGATCAAGGAGAAGACCATCCTGTACACCGGGACCGCCAGGGAGGCCGTCCAGCTGTTCCCCAGGAACGTCAACGTCGCGGCCATCGTCAGTATCATGGGTATCGGCTTCGACAGGACGATGGTCACCATCGCCGTGGACCCCAACATCAAGATCAACTCGCACGAGCTCAGGATCAAGGGAGAGTTCGGGGAGATGACCACCCACACCTACAACGTGCCGTCGCCCATCAACCCCAAGACATCCAACCTTTCGGTGTTCTCGGCGATATCCGCTCTCCAGAGGATCGTCAAGAACCAATGGGTAGGTATCTGA
- a CDS encoding HD domain-containing protein has translation MDEGTFERAKEFARKIFEGDSSGHDIYHTIRVHDLARTICAQEGGDMDMVRLAALLHDVDDRKLFGDNGFMNARTFMDSESILIEDQLFICDIISQVSFKGKDSVVPGTLEGKIVQDADRMDAIGAIGIARAFAYGGSKGRAMYIPGDAPKEGMSEKEYFSNQGTSVNHFHEKLLLLKDMMNTETAKRMAQHRHDYMVGYLDEFMSEWEGRL, from the coding sequence ATGGACGAAGGGACCTTCGAAAGGGCGAAGGAATTCGCCAGGAAAATATTCGAAGGTGACAGCAGCGGTCACGATATCTACCACACCATAAGGGTCCACGATCTGGCCCGGACCATCTGCGCCCAGGAGGGCGGGGACATGGACATGGTGCGCCTGGCGGCGCTGCTTCATGATGTCGACGACCGGAAACTTTTCGGTGATAACGGGTTCATGAACGCGAGGACGTTCATGGACTCCGAATCCATTCTCATCGAGGATCAGCTTTTCATCTGCGACATAATCTCGCAGGTATCGTTTAAAGGCAAGGACTCAGTAGTGCCTGGCACATTGGAGGGTAAGATCGTTCAGGACGCTGACCGCATGGATGCGATCGGTGCCATCGGCATAGCCCGCGCATTCGCATACGGGGGCAGCAAGGGACGTGCCATGTATATCCCCGGGGATGCTCCGAAGGAGGGCATGTCCGAGAAGGAGTACTTCAGCAACCAGGGCACATCGGTCAACCACTTCCACGAGAAACTGCTGCTTCTGAAGGATATGATGAACACGGAGACCGCCAAGAGGATGGCCCAGCACCGCCATGATTACATGGTCGGATATCTGGACGAGTTCATGTCCGAGTGGGAAGGAAGGCTTTGA
- a CDS encoding archease family protein has protein sequence MERYRLIDHTADMMVKAFGDTLEECFANAAYALFDQTVDLSNIGTAEETDIRVTGEDDEDRLFSFLAEMLFIEDADNLILKEFQVSFDGDDVVCHAKGETLDRSKHRIKSEVKAVTYHMMEIDRETPSVTVLFDV, from the coding sequence ATGGAGAGGTACAGGCTCATCGATCACACGGCGGACATGATGGTCAAGGCCTTCGGCGACACGCTGGAGGAATGCTTCGCCAATGCAGCCTACGCCCTCTTCGACCAGACGGTCGACCTCTCGAACATAGGGACTGCCGAGGAGACGGACATCCGCGTCACCGGGGAGGACGACGAGGACAGGCTCTTCTCCTTCCTGGCGGAGATGCTCTTCATCGAGGACGCCGACAACCTCATCCTGAAGGAGTTCCAGGTGTCTTTCGACGGCGACGATGTGGTCTGCCACGCAAAAGGGGAGACCTTGGACAGGTCCAAACACAGGATAAAGTCCGAGGTCAAGGCCGTCACGTACCACATGATGGAGATCGACAGGGAGACTCCCTCGGTCACCGTTCTCTTCGACGTGTAA
- a CDS encoding ribosomal protein L21e Rpl21e yields MQASSGTRTKTRMKLKKSARARGLSPITKGFQTFEAGEKVNIIIDPSVHKGMPFSRFHGLTGVIIGERGAAYEVSVKDGNKTKMVVARPEHLVRNVDN; encoded by the coding sequence ATGCAGGCATCCAGCGGAACAAGGACAAAGACCCGCATGAAGCTGAAGAAGTCAGCTAGGGCACGCGGGCTCTCACCTATCACGAAAGGCTTCCAGACCTTTGAGGCAGGAGAGAAAGTCAACATCATAATCGACCCGAGCGTACACAAGGGCATGCCCTTCTCCAGATTCCACGGTCTCACCGGAGTCATCATCGGAGAGAGGGGAGCAGCGTACGAAGTCTCCGTCAAGGACGGAAACAAGACCAAGATGGTCGTCGCACGCCCCGAGCACCTCGTAAGGAACGTCGACAACTGA
- a CDS encoding tRNA pseudouridine synthase: protein MEDWVSENFETARELAASGLCDHCLGRMFAKIGTGMTNDLRGRLIREGLTEKGIDAPAEDFCPLCENVFEMLPRFAEAAAEKINEVDSENFLIGTRVEPEIAEREKEIKERYNLENSETIKAELNREIGKLALPMIHRPVEFKNPQVVALIDTRFADVTLDIAPIFIAGRYNKFSREIPQTIWPCRVCHGKGCDHCHGEGKMYPTSVQEIIGDIALQMADGQEHFFHGMGREDIDACMLGDGRPFVLEISQPRHRDIDLDELERRANQTDMAAYNSLKFVQREAVERYKAAASDKIYRVHVKAEGKVNKEELVNVALSFKDVNIDQRTPRRVEHRRADLVRKRKIHWCTAEWDSDDSFDLELETDSGTYVKEFVSGDEGRSVPSFSERLGIPCKVETLDVLAIKFEEQ, encoded by the coding sequence ATGGAGGACTGGGTCTCAGAGAATTTCGAGACGGCCAGGGAGCTTGCGGCCTCCGGCCTTTGCGACCACTGCCTCGGGCGCATGTTCGCCAAGATAGGCACCGGCATGACCAACGACCTCCGCGGAAGGCTTATCCGCGAGGGGCTGACTGAGAAGGGCATCGATGCCCCCGCCGAGGACTTCTGTCCTCTATGCGAGAACGTCTTCGAGATGCTGCCGAGATTCGCCGAGGCGGCCGCGGAGAAAATCAACGAGGTCGACTCCGAGAACTTCCTCATCGGGACCAGGGTCGAGCCCGAGATCGCCGAGAGGGAGAAGGAGATCAAGGAGAGGTACAACCTCGAGAACTCCGAGACGATCAAGGCCGAACTCAACCGTGAGATAGGCAAGCTGGCACTTCCGATGATACACCGCCCCGTGGAGTTCAAGAACCCACAGGTCGTGGCGCTAATCGACACCCGTTTCGCGGATGTCACGTTGGACATCGCACCGATCTTCATCGCGGGACGCTACAACAAGTTCAGCAGGGAGATCCCGCAGACCATATGGCCCTGCAGGGTCTGCCACGGGAAGGGATGCGACCACTGCCACGGCGAGGGCAAGATGTACCCGACCTCCGTCCAGGAGATCATCGGCGACATCGCGCTCCAGATGGCGGACGGCCAGGAGCACTTCTTCCACGGTATGGGACGCGAGGACATAGACGCCTGCATGCTGGGCGACGGAAGGCCCTTCGTCCTGGAGATCAGCCAGCCCCGCCATAGGGACATCGACCTGGACGAGCTCGAGAGGAGGGCGAACCAGACCGACATGGCGGCGTACAACAGTCTGAAGTTCGTGCAGCGCGAGGCGGTGGAGCGTTACAAGGCCGCCGCTTCTGACAAAATATATCGCGTGCACGTTAAGGCAGAGGGTAAAGTTAATAAAGAGGAGTTAGTTAACGTTGCCCTATCGTTCAAGGACGTCAATATAGACCAGAGGACTCCTCGCAGGGTCGAGCACAGACGTGCTGACCTCGTGCGCAAGAGGAAGATCCACTGGTGCACGGCGGAATGGGACTCGGATGATTCCTTCGATCTCGAACTCGAGACCGACTCGGGAACATACGTCAAGGAGTTCGTTTCCGGCGACGAGGGCAGGAGCGTACCCAGCTTCTCTGAGAGGCTCGGGATACCTTGCAAAGTGGAGACCCTCGATGTGTTGGCGATCAAATTCGAAGAACAATGA
- a CDS encoding translation initiation factor aIF-1A — MAQEVLLNACATDNVFIRSLIIGRIGRIKMSDNEPLEMPDEDVTRVRLPNIKEAEMFGIADQLLGASKIKVMCEDGVSRVGRIPGKIKKRMWIREGALLIISVWDFQPDKCDVRFRYTKTQAVNLSKRGKVPKNLDIF; from the coding sequence GTGGCTCAGGAAGTACTACTGAACGCGTGCGCGACTGACAATGTTTTTATAAGGTCGCTTATAATCGGTAGGATCGGAAGGATAAAAATGAGCGACAATGAACCGCTTGAAATGCCTGATGAGGACGTAACACGCGTACGTCTGCCCAACATCAAGGAAGCAGAAATGTTCGGGATAGCGGATCAGCTGCTCGGAGCCTCCAAGATCAAAGTCATGTGCGAGGACGGTGTATCCCGCGTAGGACGCATCCCAGGAAAGATCAAGAAGAGGATGTGGATCAGGGAAGGCGCCCTGCTGATCATATCCGTATGGGATTTCCAGCCTGACAAATGCGATGTCAGATTCAGGTACACTAAGACACAGGCCGTCAACCTCAGCAAGAGGGGAAAGGTCCCGAAGAACCTGGATATTTTCTGA
- a CDS encoding formyl transferase domain-containing protein, whose amino-acid sequence MMLRLGWFSTGRGPGSRNLLKAVMDQKEKGTLDVEIAFVFCNWDNDEEDNPKREQRQMFFDMVRGYGIPLVTASWKKFRPDLWEKDQKEWRDGYGKLLRELTGKYEFDLGILAGYMLWMDDETCRQYDMLNLHPALPTGPKGTWQEVIWQLISEKADTQGIMMHICTEEWDRGAALTYCGFPIRGGDYDALWDQMERKLSTKTLDQIKAEEGQDEPLFKRIREDGAKRELPLIVATIREFADGKVEIKDKRLYSEGKRLDAPYDLSRQVDASLE is encoded by the coding sequence ATGATGCTCAGATTAGGATGGTTCTCCACAGGCAGGGGCCCCGGGTCCCGCAATCTTCTGAAAGCCGTCATGGACCAGAAGGAGAAAGGCACTCTGGACGTAGAGATAGCCTTCGTCTTCTGCAATTGGGACAACGACGAGGAGGACAATCCGAAGAGGGAACAGCGCCAGATGTTCTTCGACATGGTCAGGGGCTACGGCATCCCTCTCGTCACGGCATCATGGAAGAAGTTCAGGCCGGACCTCTGGGAGAAGGACCAGAAGGAATGGCGCGACGGGTACGGCAAGCTCCTGAGGGAGCTCACCGGCAAGTACGAGTTCGACCTCGGCATCCTGGCGGGATACATGCTCTGGATGGATGACGAGACCTGCAGGCAGTACGACATGCTGAACCTGCACCCCGCGCTCCCGACCGGCCCGAAGGGCACATGGCAGGAGGTCATCTGGCAGCTGATCTCCGAGAAGGCCGACACCCAGGGCATCATGATGCACATCTGCACCGAGGAATGGGACAGGGGTGCCGCGCTGACATACTGCGGGTTCCCCATCCGCGGAGGCGACTACGATGCGCTGTGGGACCAGATGGAGAGAAAGCTGTCTACCAAGACCCTGGATCAGATCAAGGCCGAGGAGGGTCAGGACGAACCTCTCTTCAAGAGGATCAGGGAGGACGGCGCCAAGCGCGAGCTCCCCCTGATAGTGGCGACCATCCGCGAGTTCGCCGACGGCAAGGTGGAGATCAAGGACAAGCGCCTGTACTCGGAAGGGAAGAGACTGGATGCGCCCTATGACCTGTCGAGGCAGGTCGACGCATCCCTGGAGTGA